CATGCACTAATTTATAATGTGGTGTAGTAATGACTAGTAAGTGATCCACCACTTGTTAGTTAGTATACTAACCAGGAAAATATTAATAAAGTATATAGAGTTGACTCAAATAATTAAGGTTTGTTGTTCTTGATAGATATATACTACTAATAATAAGATTTTAAATATCTGTTATCAATGATAGATCTATAATCTGTATATACACTTAACTTAATATAAGTCCAAGGAACGTGTTACTATAAAATAAAGGCTGCTAATTTGTTTTAATCATCTGGCTTCAGGTAATGTATAGTTGTGTGGCTATCAAGCTTCTCTATACAGTGACGTACTTGGGTACTCAGATTTTGAAGAATACTAGTTTGTTTATAAAGCGACAGTTGTTGTTAGAGTTTGATCAACTAGAGGTGATACAGTTTGTTGAGTTTAGGAAGAGCTAAACAGGCAATTAAGTAGCAAGGTGATAGAAAATGATCTATGAAGAAGAATTAAAAACAGTGTATTGTATTGTGTGTGGTTCACTTGAGTTGAATATAGCAACAAACAAACAGAAACCGGGGGCCAGACATCATTCCACCTTACTTCACTCAAACACATACCCAACTATAAAACTAACTACTTACTCGTGTCAAACGGGATATTGCTACAGCATCATCATATGGCCGGTTCATAATATCTTTACATGGAACATTATTCTTTTAACTTTTACATGGATTCATAATAGTATTTATCTATATTTAATTGATATTTATTATGTTTCGAGCGCGATGACAGAATAAAAATTTATCTATTATCATCACATGTTCCGTTCCGAGTTAGATTATCGTTTTCAACTTATTTATAAAGCATATAgcttaattattaaaaaaaaaacaatttaTCCGGCCCAAATAATGCTCCATGTATCTTTCATGTAAGAgttgaattttttttattcttcCTAAACTTTGACATTTAAATTTGTTGACAAGATGTATTTGTTAATTGTTATACTATTAAGTATATGTACCATCGAATATTCAAAATACATTATTTTTTAGTTTTAAATCAGTCTCAGTTaatctataattaaaataaattacagTTATGATCTATATCATAAACTTGCACACTTTGTTGTTTAGACCAAAAAAGGCAGGAAAAAGGTCCAGATACTGGTTCACCTAATGCCGAAAGCAGTGTACATAAATTTAGTGCCCACAGAGTCACCCATACCACAGGCAGGGTTGCTGCTAATTActatattatcattattattattattattattattatttattaactcATTCACATTAATTTTGATATAAGTAAACAGGTTTATTGTGCATGCTTAAGCTTGTGTGTTTAGAATAACATTATTCAGTTTCAATTTAAACAGAATATAAACACTCGTGTAATTAATTAGAACCAATCAACTGATGAGCTCCTAATCCTATATTACACTCGGGAAGAAAAAAACACTGGAGAGTGATACTGAAAAGCCAAAAGATTAATATTAGAGTAAAACTAAAGTAAAATCCATAGCAAAAAGTTGGGTGTAGTTTGTTTTTGTGTTTGCAGGCTGCAGCACCCCTGAAGTTTGTGTTACGAGTGTAAAATTGCAGTAAATGTAATATCGAATTAGTAAAAAAATGAATAAACCAAGAGTTGAGAAGGTGACGGCATAACAGTTGGGTGGTGGCATGAATAGTCACCATTTTAGCAACTTGCTAATGAGAGAGGAAGTTGGACAAACTTTTGTTTATTCCACCACCTTTTCTTTGCCTTTTGGATTTCTGAATTCAGAGACACCATTAATATTTATACTACATTTTCTAGAGCAACTTCAAAAAGCTACGTAAATTATCATCTTAGTTGAAAATATAGCAAgtttgaaatttaaatttttatgcTGATGCCCTCCCCCCACCCTaaagttaatttagaaaatattaaGAATTTATAAAATACTTTTTACAAGACGTTGAGAGTTCTAATATTAAGGCAAGAAAATAAGAATAAACATAGAGTTTGAAAATGAAAAGAAAGAGTAAAAGTAAGTAAGAAGTTGATGGTAGCTTACTTAGAGGCAAAGAAGGAGAAGGGGGCATACAATTAACGTGGCGTCATAGACTTTACTGGTTGAGCTTGTTCGTGACTTCCATTTTCATTCACTAAAAAAAGGACAACTATATGAAAGCTGCTTAAAACGTTACCACCACCAAACTTCCAATCCCCCCTTATCTCTATTTCCCTACCCTCATGCCAAATTATTCTCTATTATGTGAATGATATAGTGAGTAGGAAAGGCAAGTAAAAGTGGTGAGTAATTGAAGCTACATCCACGATAAGTGTCACAAGGCAAGGGCGTTTAATTTGACTCCAAACTCTGCTTTTCTTCATATTCActagctatatatatatatatataaagcaATGCCCACAGTCACATATCACCTTCTCATTTTCTCTCCTATATTACCTGCTTTTCTTAGTCACTTTCCACACACTTCACTTCTGCTACTTGCAAACAATAACACACACTCTATACTCTACAATTCCATAAGAAGCTATGAGTTTTCTTGCTTCTCACATAGAAACCTCATCACAACAATTATCCATGGAGGCCCGAAGACGGATGATACTCCGACGAAAACGTACCAAAAGATCACGACCTTATTCCACTGTGGTAACCTCTAGCTCCTCTACAAgcggtggtggtggtggtggtggtgaaAGAGGCCCCCATAGCGATGCTTATTTCTCGATACCTTCCCCTCAAAGTTATGAAAACTATGCCTCCACagaagaagatgaagatataGCGAATTGTTTGATGCTTTTGGCTCGAAGTGGTAGTAGCTTCACCCCGAAGCAAGATCACATGAACGATGAAATTTATACAAAAAAGTTTACAAGTCAAAAATTCAACGAGATGGGCTCTTCCACGTCCGGAAAAGAAGAGTTCTATTCCTATGAATGCAAGACTTGTAACCGAAGTTTTACCTCATTTCAAGCTCTTGGAGGCCACCGAGCAAGCCATAAGAAACCTAAGAATTCGATCGAAGAAAAAGGAGTCCTGATATCCACAATTTCAAACGATAAAGATGATCAAGAACATATCCATTTCAATAAGATAAGTCCAGTAATCTCACAACAAAAAGCTAAAGTTCACGAGTGTTCTATATGTGGTTCGGAGTTCGCATCAGGTCAAGCCTTGGGTGGTCACATGAGAAGACATAGAATTCCAACAACAAACACTGGTACTATAAGTTCTATCATTGATCATGACAATCAAAAGCCGAGAAATCATGTTCTGCAACTAGATCTCAATCTTCCGGCGCCAGAGGATGATCATTACGATTCTAAGTTTCAGTTTGTATTCTCTACTCCAGCCTTAGTAGATTGTCATTACTAAGAAACTATGTTGTCAACAAATTATGTTATATACATTACAAGTGGGATTTGATTAATGTAAATTTCGATTATATTACACTCAATGATCATAAGTTTGAAACTTCATAAAATATCCTGAAAATATTCGGTTGCAAGTAATTTAAAGTTAGTTTCCACGTTGATGATCTACTTGTTGAAGTTGAAGTTCTTTGAGTAAAGCAAGTGGTTAGTGTTCATGGTTGCCTTGCATTCACGAAAGGTGAGTGACATTCGGTATCTTTATTCTTaagttttaattaaaaataaaaaataaaaaaaatcttatATATGAGGTTCCTTATTTGAATCTTTCGTGTGCGTGTGTGTTGGCATGGTAAGGGTTTGTTTGGCATGAGCAACACCACAACTAAAAGTCGTGGATTAGGTTCCTCTATTTGTTTTTTACATTGACAATTATAATAAGGATAAAAAAGAACTCCCCTAGCTCTTTGTTTATACTATAAGAAGATCACTCTTCTTTATACTAGAAGATTTGTTTGTTTGTATTAATATGTATACGTACAAGTGTGTTATGTTAAATGACAAGGAACAAATGGATAGGAAGGATGAGTTGGTAACTGTCTTTCTTGTGCTCACTCATAAACATGAATATGAAGCCACTATCATGTCTTTATTATGCATACCCACAATTATATCTGATGCCTATCTGTGTACACAAGGTGGCCGAACCAGGACCTCTTTGTCCAAGTCCCAGCTCAACTGAAAGTTTTAGATAAATGGTTTGGTTATGTATCTAATCTTGATACCGTAGACCTAATATCTGCTGTTAAAAACCAGTATATTCTGGATGGTACAACGCACTTGTAAGTTTGAAGCCACTCATTTGAGGATACGAGAGCAACCCATCCTTTAGCTCTAAACTTTGTAACTAACTAACAAATGACATACACCCCTGTGACCCTATCTAGATCTAACAATTAACTATCCATTACACCCACTTATCATAATGTTTGTTTTTTGCAAATTCAGTTACTTTAACTTTAATTAGTTTCTCATAGATGTTGCGTGTAAGTTAATTACCAGGTAATTAGGTATGGTTCATCATCCCCCTGTTTTTGTAAGAGATAATGAAAGATGCAAAAAATACAGAGGATAAAGTGTTTGTATGGAAAAACTTATTAAGTCTTATTGATTGGTAATACTTATACAAGAAAGGAAAATAAGTAAACACATGGAAACAACTAGCAAGCTAACAATCAGAGAATTAAGTCCTGATTCTTCTCAATCAAGTCATGATTCTTCTCCTAATTATTCTCCAATCCCACACTCCTAAACATACGCTGAGATCACATATCACGAAGTAACAATCTTCGTTTAttccaaaacaaaacaaatcaaataaactAGATATGTTTAGATTATAAAATAATCCCAACATACTTCCCCTTAATCTAAACATCATTGAGCCTTTTGACTCCTAATAGACTTCTCATTTTTTCGAACTTTGCAGCTCCCATCGCCTTTGTCAGGATATCTGCACGCTGTTCGCTGGTTCTCACATGTCTTATGATGATCAGACCTTTTTCAACACAATCACGGATGAAatggtatctcaaatcaatatgTTTGCTTCTCCCATGAAAGACTGGATTTCGAGCAAGGTCCACTGCTAACCTGTTGTCGACATACAATATAACTGGACCAGGTTTTATATCAGAGATGCAACTTAGAAATCGTTGAAGCCAAATAGCTTGACACGCAGCAGCAGTAGCGGCCATGAATTCTGCTTCGCATGAAGACAGAGCAACGCAGCGTTGCTTTTGTGAAACCCAAATGATCAAATTTTCATCAAGGTAGAATGCCATACCTCCCGTACTCTTTCTGTCGTCCAAACTTCCTGCCAGATCACTGTCAGAGAACCCAGCTAGAATGTAGTTTCCCAGTCCTTTTGTATACACCAAGCCATAATTTATGGTTCCCTTTACATAGCGACAAATTCGTTTTACTGCATCTAGATGTAGCTCGGTTGGTCTCTCCATATAACGGCTGACTATTCCAACAGCAAAAGCAATGTCTGGGCGTGTGTGCACCAGATATCGCAGTCCACCAACAATACTCTTATACTGAGTAGAATTCACAGATTTACCAGTTTCATCCGCGTGAATTTGCAGGTTGTGATCAATGGGGAACTTGACAGTATTGCATTCAGCAAGACCTGCTTTCTCAAGTACTTTTCTAGCATAACTAGCTTGCTTCACCTCAATGAAACCGTTTCCTTGAGTTACCTCCAAACCCAAATAATAAGAGAGCTTACCAAGGTCAGACATATCAAATTTTACACTCATGTCCCCCTTGAATTTGATAATGTGTGACATACTGGTGCCTGTGATGATTAAGTCGTCCACGTAAACACCCACGATTAATGAATCAACTCCGATTTTCTTAGTGTAGACGGCATGTTCAAACGGACACTTTACGAAACCTAGCTGCAGCAAGTAATGATTTAGGCGTGAGTACCAGGCCCGAGGGGCTTGTCGTAAGCCGTACAAGGCCTTTAGGAGTTTGTAGACCTTGTCCTCATGCCCCTTTCGAACAAAACCCTGGGGTTGCCGGACGTAGACCTCTTCAAGTAAAATACCATTGAGGAAAGCAGACTTGACGTCCAAATGATGGACCTCCCAGTTATTATAAGCTGCCAGTGCTAGGAGTAAACGAACAGTCTCTAACCTCGTCACAGGGGCAAACACCACGTCGTAGTCAACACCTTGACGTTGCACATAGCCTTTGGCTACGAGTCGAGCTTTATGCTTGATTACTTCACCATTTTGATCTTTCTTGACTTTGAAAACCCATTTCAAACCAATAGCCGTGTGGCCCTTTGGCAGAGTCGTGAGCTCCCACGTCTGGTTTTTTTCAATGGAACTGATCTCACTTTGCATTGCTTCCTTCCACACATCATCTGTAACAGCTTGTTCAAAGCACACAGGTTCATCAATCCCCATCAGAAACAGACCTTCTTCGAGTTCAACTGAAACTGAATCAGCACAAATATCATCGAGAAGCCGGGTGCGTCTAGGTTGTTTACTGGAATCACTGGCAGTGCTGGTGTCTGTGCTCTCGTCCTGAGGAGTCATGGCGGGGTTCTGAGGCGTCACAGGCGTAGTCGGCTCGGGATGAGCACTGTGTTCATGGTCATCAGAGGAATCTGAGATAAGTCCCTCGATAACCAGCTGGTCTCCTGTATGTGCAGGTGCAGTATTGACATCTGTTTCCCAGTCCCAACCATTATTTTCATCGAAGATGACATCTCTGCTTATATGCACATCCCCAGAAAGTGGATCGAACAGTCTGTAGGCTTTTGTCCCCGGTTCTCGACCAATGTGAATCAGCCTTTTACTTCTTGCATCAAGTTTTCGTGTATGTGCAGCGGGCACTTTCATGTAAGCTATACAACCAAAAATTTTCAAATAACTCACATTCGGTTTTCTGTCAAACCAGGCTGCATACGGAGTGGTTTCATACATCGATCTTGTTGGGAGTTTATTAAGGACGTAGACGGCATAACGAACCGCTTCCCCCCAATATTTTGATGGCATATTCCTTTCACCCAACATGCTTCTCGCCATGGCAGCCACTGTGCGATTACGGCGCtccacaacaccattttgttggggTGTATAAGGCGCCGTAAAATGTCTTAGTATGCCTTGGTCATCACAGAATGCTTGAAATTTCTTGGAACAAAATTCTCCACCCCGATTCGTTCGTAATACCTGAATACTTTATTTGTTTTCATTCTCAATAAATAACTTAAATTTCTTGAAGTGTGTTAAAGCCTCATCTTTTGTTTTCAGAAAGTAGACCCACATCATACGGGTATGATCATCCACCAACAACATAAAGTATCGATTTCCCGCTGGTGTAGGGGGAGACAAAGGTCCACAAAGATCTAGATGTATCAATTCAAGTTTATCTTTAGCAATAAAATTTGTATGGGACGGGAAAGGCTTACGTGTTTGTTTAGACATGAGACATCCACTGCAGATTTTTCCAGGTTGAGTGATAGGAGGAAGTCCGTGCCATCTGATTTTTGGACATCAAATGCAAGGCTTTGAAATTTACGTGGCCGAGACGTTGATGCCACAGCCAAGCTTCCTCTTCACCTTTTGTCAGTAGGCATGTTGGTTGTGCTTCTTCAATCTGAATTTTATACAGACGATTGCTAGACCTCCTGACCCGCAACAGTAAACGACCACTTTTTTCATATACCCAGAGATGCTCACCATCTATAACAACCCGATTTCCTTCCTCAGAAAGCTGTCTAAAGCTAATAATGTTGCTTCGTAAAGTGGGAATGAAATACACATTACTTAAAACTCTGGTTTCTCCAGTTTTGCAAGCGATTCTGATAGATCCTTTTCCTTTGATTTCTACTAGTGAACCATCCCCGAATTTTACTTTGCCCCTTTCCGTCATGTCCAATTTCTCAAACTTGTCACGCCGACCTGTCATGTGGTTACTAGCACCATTGTCAAGGTACCAGGTTTGCTCTTCAGTTGCTTTGACATTGCTTGTTTCTCCTCTTTCACTGCAAGCAATCTCCCCCTCCACATTGTTTACAAAAAATGCCATCAGTAACGCAGGTTCGTTGTCATACAATTGTGTTAAATTTGCCTCACCCTTTTGCTGCCTATTTCTTCCAGATTTTCGACACTCAGCAGCGTAATGACCGTATCCACCACAGCTGAAACATTTCACCTGACTCCTGTCTCGAGCGACTCTATTCTCTCTTCTCCTGTAGTCTCCTCCATCAGATGAGTTACCTTTGCCTGATCTCTTCAACCACTCTTCCCGAGTGAGTAGTAACTGACCTTCTTTGATCTCTTTCTTTTGCCATTCGTCTGCTGTCAATAATAGTTGTTGTTCCTCACCGCTTTCTGTAGGTTCTTTCAAGCGCTCCTCATGAGCTCGAAGAGATCCAATCACTTCCTCTACATACATTGAATCCAAGTTCCCGAATTGCTCAATTGCTGATGCTATTTGCAAAAACTTGGTTGGAACAGCCCTCAACAATTTCTTTACAACATAGTTCTCTTCGATTGCTTCTCCTAACGCCCTGATGTTTGTAACCAAACCATTCAGTCTCATACAAAAATCATCCAGTTTCTCCGTGTCTTTCATCTTCAGTGACTCAAACTCCATTCTAAGGGTCTGGGCCTTTGCTTTCTTTACCTTGTCTGCTCCCTGGCACATTGTTTTGAGTGATTCCCACGCTTCTTTGGATGTTTTCTTTTCCGCCACTGCTAGCAGAATATCATCGGGAATTCCTTGGTAAATCATGGTCAGTGCTCGCTTGTCCGTCTTCACATCAGGTGCTACCTTGGGATCTTTTGGCTCGATTGCTTCCCACACCATATGTGCTTCCATAAGGACTTTCATCTTTATGGCCCATGTGGTATAGTTTGCTCTGGTAAGTATTGGGATACTTAATCTGATGGATCATTCCTTAGACTTGCCTGCCTCCATCCTTCGGAGTGAAACGATAGGGGCTCTGATACCAGATGTAAGAGATAATGAAAGATGCAGAAAATACAGAGGATAAAGTGTTTGTATGGAAAAACTTATTAAGTCTTATTGATTGGTAATACTTATACAGGAAAATAAGTAAACACATAGAAACAACTAGCAAGCTAACAATCAGAGAATTAAGTCCTGATTCTTCTCAATCAAGTAATCAAGTCCTGATTCTTCTCCTAATTATTCTCCAATCCCACACTCCTAAACATACGCTGAGATCACATATCACGAAGTAACAATCTTCGTTTAttccaaaacaaaacaaatcaaataaactAGATATGTTTAGATTATAAAATAATCCCAACAGTTTTTCACTTAACATGCATAATTAACCAAGTGTTAACTCTCTGAGTGCTTGCAGACCATGTTTCAAGATGCATATATTAATGCACTAAACGGTAAGTTAGCTATAAAATAACTGTTAACCTAcataattaacaaaaaaaaaactGACTGTTAGGCATAAGCTACATGGTTTACATTAGTTATAATTTGTACCAAATTTTCAAAGTTCTATACATATAGTATCTCCGATTCTCAATATCACCTGTTCCTAAAATTAGAAAGAAAGCATGAATTGTAGATGAAACGGTTGGCGACGATGTTAGACGGTAGAGTCTTCTTAAACTGCTAAATGTTAATAATGTGTACGTCTTGGTAAATATAGGTTGGCCAAAGTTTGCATGGGGACACTTGGTGACTGATGTCCACATTAGTACAGATAAGATGTATGCACACACTTTTGGAAAGTCATATGATGAGATTGGACGTGAGGTTGGGGAAGTAACTTACCTAGGCAGCTAATCTTTTTGAGAGTTCTTTAACTGGGTAATTAAATTACTGCATAGTTCACTGCAAGTAATTCTTCAAGAGGGCTTTTTGGTGATCGTTTATGTGCCTCTGTGTTTATTATTCATGTATCATGGTTTGTGAAACCATGATAACACTAATTGCACACTTGGTACACATAAATTTCTACCATAAAACATTCATCAAATTATTACTTCAGAATCCACCCTTTAAATTATGTAACACCCTAACCTACCTTCCTCCTTGTGAACCTCTGGGGGTCCAAGGTCCAAGCCAACTTAGGACCATACACAAATGCATATGAAGAAATGTCGAACATAGTAACGAAAGGAAAAGGTTTTAGCCTGATTCAGCTTGAAAGATATATAGCAAGCGAAAAGAGTAAAGCAAAAGATTTTTTTCAGGGACATGAAGAAGTCTAGTAGAGTTATCTCTGCATGCAGTGAGCAAAAGAACAATACTTGAACAACGGACTTTAGCCTAAAATACATAAGAAGATATTCACGTCATTTATACCAAGTAAATTACAATTTGCATCCTTTATTTGACTCATTGGCACTTCACCACTCATAGTTTCGGTACATCTCCCGGTCTTTGTTTCCGCTACAATTTGCATCTTTATTCTTACATATCTGTAGTTCTATACTTCATTTTCAACAACTTGGAAACAAGTAACATCGTCCTATGTGTCACTAATAAACCTTAAATGATAACTCATTGCTCTTTATTTCCAGGATT
The sequence above is drawn from the Apium graveolens cultivar Ventura chromosome 2, ASM990537v1, whole genome shotgun sequence genome and encodes:
- the LOC141689612 gene encoding zinc finger protein ZAT5-like — its product is MEARRRMILRRKRTKRSRPYSTVVTSSSSTSGGGGGGGERGPHSDAYFSIPSPQSYENYASTEEDEDIANCLMLLARSGSSFTPKQDHMNDEIYTKKFTSQKFNEMGSSTSGKEEFYSYECKTCNRSFTSFQALGGHRASHKKPKNSIEEKGVLISTISNDKDDQEHIHFNKISPVISQQKAKVHECSICGSEFASGQALGGHMRRHRIPTTNTGTISSIIDHDNQKPRNHVLQLDLNLPAPEDDHYDSKFQFVFSTPALVDCHY